Genomic DNA from Manihot esculenta cultivar AM560-2 chromosome 15, M.esculenta_v8, whole genome shotgun sequence:
aacTTACCACTGCAATTCAAGAATTGGCTGTAGGAAATAATGTAAGAACTTGTGGCATTTACAAAAAAGTTGAACATCCTATATATATGTGTCCTACCCTTTAAGAAGGTGAGTAATAggtaaatgcaattggagggTTCAATGGACAGCAAAGGAAGTATGATCCATTTTCAAATACGTACAATCTTGGGTAGAGAGATCATCCGAACcttagctatgggaatagacagcAAAATTTTCAACCAAGAGCAAATTATCAAGCTACAAAATCAAGTATGTCTCTAGAAAATATTGTGCAATCTCTTGCTAATAGCACCCTTACCTTTCAACAGAAAATAAAGTCGAGCATACAGAATTTGGAGAACTAAGTAAGCCAACTTGCTATATCAGTGAACAAGCTGAAATCTTAAGGGAAACTGCCCTACCAAACCGTGCCGAACCCAAAACAGAACGCAAGTGTAATTACACAGCAAAGTAGAAAAGAATTGGAAACTACATGCTCAAagaggcttgcccaaggcagtGCGACAGACCTAATGCTAAAAGCAAAATTGGAGATTTCAGCAGAGAACTAGCCCAAAAAATCAGAGGTAGAACAACCTCTAATTCAAGTAACATGTCCTCCTTTACCTAAAAGACTTGCTCAATCCAAAAGGGaaagggaagaaaaagagattttGGAGATTTTTTGAAAAGTCCAGGTAAATATACTCTtcttaaaactataaaacaaacacctaggtatgcaaaatttctaaaagatctatgtactaataaaagaaaattatataggCATGAAAAGACAAAAGTAGGTGAGAATGTGTCAACTGTTcttcaaataaaaattctaCAAAAATGTAAAGATAAAGGCATGTTTGCAATATTGTGTAAAATTGAAACTTTGGAGTTAAGAAGAcaatgtgtgatttaggagtttcaataaatgttatgcctctatcTATTTACTTGTCTTTGGATGCAGGTCCtctgaaacaaacaagagtcaCACTCCAACTCGCCGATAGATGAATAGTCTACCCTAAGGGCGTGTTAGAGGATGTCTTAGTTCAAGTAGCGAAATTAATCTTTTCAGGAGACTTTTTTTGTCTTAGACATGGAAGATGATAGTTCATTCAACTCTATCGATTTGTTGCTAGGGAGACAATTTCTCAGCACAGCTAGAATGAAGATCGACATGCGTGAAGGCACGCTCACAATGGAGTTTGACAGAGAAGAGGTAAAATTTGATGTCTACGATGCAATGAAGTACTCTGATGGCAATTTTTCCCTTTGCAGCATAGACATTGTTGATCCTTTCGCTCAAGAAGCATTCAAACTAAGGAAGAAAGACAAGTTGGAGGTAGTTGTAACCAAAAACTTAACATTGGACAGCCTTGACAATAGCACATCTCAACTCGATGAGGAAATCGTAGAAACAGTTCGCTCATTGGACACATCAAGCCATAACGTAAGTATTTTTAACTCGCTTTAAATACCCAAAACTTACCAAAAACTTCTTCCTTCTATTCTTCAGGCACCAAAAATTGAGTTTAAAACACTTTCTACGCACTTAAAATATGTATTCTTAAGAAGTAAGAACACACTTCCGGTCATAATTTCTAATATAAGTGAGGAAGTAAAGAATAAACTTGTTCAGGTATTGAAAGAGTATAAAGAAGCGGTCGGGTGGAAAATCGCAGATCTCAAAGGATTAAGTCCCTCTATATACATGCACAAGATCCTCCTTGAAAAGGATAGTAAAATGAAAAGGGAAGCACAAAGAAGgttgaatccacctatgatggaggttgtaaaAAAGGACATGTTAAAATTACTTgatacaaaaataatatatccaAGTTTAAAAAGCAATTGGGTAAGTCTAGTCTAAGTCGTACCCGAAAGACAGGAATAACAGTGATAACCAATTCAGAAGGGGAGTCGGTTTTCACTTGTATTCAAAACGGGTTGAAGGTTTGTGTAGACTATCACAAGCTAAATTCAATAACTAGAAAGGATCATTTTCCTTTACCTTTTATTGATCAAATGTTAGAAAGATTGACAAGAAAATTTCACTTTTGTTGTTTAGATAGTTTTTCAGGTTTTTACCAAATACCAGTGGCCGTAGAAGATCAGGAAAAAATGAATTTCACATGTCTGTTTGGCACTTTCGCCTATAGAAGAATGCCTTTTGGGCTTTGCAATGCAGCAGCAACTTTTCAAAGGTGTATGGTCagtatattttttgaatttattgaGAAAACAATAAAGGTATTCATGGACGACTTTACAATTTATAGTAATTAATTTGATGAATGTTTAATGAATTTCACTCACATTTTGAAAAGATATTTAGAGTCTAATTTGGtcttgaattataaaaaatgtcATTTCATGGTAGATCAAGGTCTAATTTTAGGTCATGTAGTGTCTAAAAGAGGAATTGATGTTGATAAGGCTACAGTTGATGTGATTAAAGCTTTACCATATCCCACTTGTGTGCAGGACATTAGATCTTTTCTTGGTCATGCAGgattttacaggaggtttatcaaGGACTTCTCAAAAGTCACTCAGCCATTTTGCAAGCTTTTGCAAAAGGATGCACTGTTTAATTTTGATGAAAAGTGTCAAGAAGCCTTTGACACTCTAAAATAAAAGCTAGTTGATGCTCTCATTATGCAAGTACCGAATTAGAAATATCCATTTGAAATAATGTGTGATACAAGCAATTATGTCTTAGGAGTCATTCTTAGTCaacaaattgataaaaaaaatctcatattaTATGTATGCATCTAGAACTTTAGATAAGGTCCAGAGTAATTATACTACCACTGATAAAGAAATTTTAGCCATTGTCTttaccttgaaagatttagatcaTATTTATTAGGCACTAAAGTAATTGTGTTATCTGACTATGCAGCTTTGAAGTACCTATTGAGAAAGAAAGAAGCGAAACCATGACTAATTCGATGGATTTTATTATTGCAAGAATTCGATCTTGAGATAAAAGATAAAAAGGGATAAAAAAAACTTGATGGCCGATCACCTAAGTCATTCATTTCAACTCTAAGATTTGATTcctttaaaaaatgaatttcctgacaaatatttattttctatgcaAGTTGTGAGTCTTGGTATGCAGATCTAGTGAATTATATGGTGACCAAAAGTTTTccattagaaaagaaaagttgaaACATGATGCACAACGACATGTTTGGGATGAGTCGTACTTATGAAAATTTTGTGCCAACCAAATAGTAAGAAGATGTGTCCCAAAAAGTGAAGTGGAGCCAATTCTTTATTTTTGCCACTCAGAGGCTTGTGGAGGACAGCAAGGAAGGTGCTGGAATGTGGACTCTATTGGCCCAATATATTCAAAGACTCCTATATGTTCTGTAAGGCATATTCTAATTGTCAAAGGACAGGTAACCTAGGATACCGAGATCAAATGCCCCTTGCCCCGATAttgataattgaaatttttgatgTGTGAGACATAGATTTTGTGGGTCCATTCCATTCTTCATTTGGAAATCAATATATTTTGCTTGCAGTTGATTATGTTTCAAAGTGGGTAGAAGTCAAGGCCACTAGAACTAATGATTCAAAGGTCgtttttgttttcttgaaaaaatcatatttttttttcaggtTTGGAGTTATGTAACTACTTGTTAGTTATCGAGGAACACATTTTTGCAATAGGTTGATCGAATCATTGTTGAGAAAATATGGAGTAACTCATCGTACCTCTACAACATATCATCCGCAGAAAAACGGTCAAGCAGAGGTCTCCAATTAGGAAATAAAGTCAATTCTAGAGAAAACTGTCAATGTTAATAAGAGAGACTTGAGCAACTGTCTTAATGATGCATTATGTGTTTATAGGACAACCTACAAAACCCTAATCGGCATGTCACCACTTCGGCTAATTTATGGCAAACCTTGCCATCTACCAATTGAATTAGAGCATAAAGCTTTATGGGTAGTAAAACAATGGAATAATAGCCTAAGTGAAGCAAGTTCTAATTGAAAGTTGAAATTTTAGGAACTGGAGGAAATAAGGAATGAGGCTTACGAGAGTGCTAGAATTTACAAAGAAAAGACCAAAGCATTTCATGATGAatcaatttttcataaaatttttagagTGGGACAAAAGGTTTTACTTTTCTATTCTTGATTAACACTCTTTCCAGGGAAGTTGAAGACACGATGGATTGGTCCATTTGTtgtgattaaaatatttaaccatGGAGCTGTGCAAATTCAAAGTCTAGAAACTGGAATTGTTTAAAGTAAATAGACATAGGCTCAAACCTTTCCATGAAGGGTTCAAACCTAAAGATGAGGAGGTCATGGTTATAGAGGTACCACAGATTGAAACTTGAAAGGAAGAAAGTCCAGCCTAGGACAATAAAGAAGGGCACTTGCTTGGGAGGAAACCCAAAGTAATAGGCTTGCCCAAGTCTGTTCGATTAGCAAgaggtttttcttttaatttttaatttttattttatttctctgtTATCTTCAACCTTGGAGCATATTATATCTTATGGACAAGTTTGAATTTTATAGAGATCATATATAACCTTCCATAGTTATTTAAGATTTGAATGGTAAATTATTTGACTAAGTCTTATAACTGCTTTAAAAAAAGGTAATTTGATTTTTGCTACTTGATATTTTTGTTTTTgctatttgtttttatttaaaaacccTAACaccttattttcttttcttttctttttttctctcccaCGCTAtcaattctctctctctctcaactcTCCTCTCTCTTGTAGAAATAGTAATGGCGAAGCATCCACACATCAAAGACCGCTCTGACGCGACGACGGCCACCGCGCCCTTGTCCACACGACGCTGCCAAGATTTATCGGACCCCATGACAACACCATCGACAAAAAAGCAACCCACTGGAAAAGCAATAGAAATGCCAATGGTACCATTGCAAACAGCAACCTCTTCGACAACGGCGGTTTCTTCTCCAGTCGCAACGACGAGAGCCATTCGCTCGCAGACAAAAGGTAAAGGTCCCATCCATGAAATGCACACTAATGAAGATGATAAATAGGAGGTCAAGCCAGAGATTCTGTAACAGCTATAGAATCGAAAAATACAACCTAAGACCACCACATTGGTCTTGGGAGCTTCCATAGAGAATAGTAGCAGGGACATAGCCTCCAGCCATGGTGAAAAAGAAATCACGGGTCCAGTATACGAAGCAGAGGACAACAGCAATGAGGAGGTGCAACTTGTTTCTCCTTCAAAAAAGAAACAGAAGAAGAGAATGCCCAAAATAGCTGGCGACAAGTTTAGGTACTTACCAGTGGAACATGAATTACATGGTAACTTCAATTTTGAGGACGATGATAAGGTCAAGTATCAAGCTTTCCTCCATTCTGACATTTATCCTTGCAAAAAGTATGAATGATGCTGTCCTCACACCGTTAAATTTGCTTGACGAGATTTATACTTTGATTGATAATATCAGATGGAGGAAATTTTTTACAATTAACTGAGGTAAAGCCCCATCTATAAAATGCACACTGATGAAGATGATGAATGGGTAAGAGCTATTGCACATTTTCCTGTTGGCTTGCAAGTTTTGGACACCCTCCTTGTTGACGTGCTTCCTCTTCTTAGCCATGATGGGGCAAATGATAGCTTGCCTTTGATAGGCCAACTGTGATTCTTATGTTTTTCTTCCTTAAAAAAAAGTCAATTCATTATCAGTTTTTctcattttatcattataaaaAATGGCAATAGATCGAGTATTTTTCAAGTtcctaatatgaaaaatattatgataaaataaatttaaataatatataattgagTAGGGGAaggttaaatttaaaaattagtattAAGTTTAGGTCgattttgattttatatatttgataCATTATTTGAatccatttatataaataattaatttaatataaaatatttttattaaatctttatagcttttgtatattttaattgaaaagtataataataataggACTATTagtatataaaaagaaaaattattatgaaaaatatttttatatagataattaactataaaaataaaaattaaacgcATTTGTATAGTAATAACATAAATTGAGAGTGTTTCATATtgtttaagaaaaaatttaatcaaattattaaaaataataattttgagtaGGGTAATTTTTACTAGTATTCTACCTAATTCATATATATTTGATTATGAGAGTAATTGGAAAAACAAACAGATAATTTTCATAGGATAAACTGCAGTTTAATCCCtccaatttaataaaatgtatactttaattcatatgtttttaaaaacctacaatttaatccttaatatttgaaaaattataatttaatccctaccattaaaattatagttaatttaccgttaatttttataaaaaggaTCAAAATAcccttttaagtaaaaaaagcTAACCAAATATATCAATCCATCCCACTAGCTCTCCTTTCccaatcttcttcttcttctttttctcctccAACTTCtcctcattttttttcttctttttcagtggACCCAATACTTCAAAGATCATGTGCATGATCACACCATTACACACCCATGCATCTAATCCGTCCCATGCACGATTGCATTGCACCTTGACGCCATTGAACCTATTGTTGTTGCTCTCGATCTCGTTAGCAATGTTATTCTGAATCTTGTCATCGGTGCTACTATGGATCCCGTCGTTGATATCGCTTGATCTCATCTTCGATACTGCTTTTGATCTCGCCTTTGCATGCGATCATGTAGTCAATGCCGCACGACATGGTTACAACAATACCTCCACTAAGATCTCGTGTTGAATTGCCTAACACCATTAGATATGCAAATATCTCACACAATCTTTACAGAGTAGCAAGCTATCGTTTAACTCTAAAGCCTATCCCATAAAGCCTATGAGTTGGGGTTTTATCTTCTATCTCCACATGCTCTACCCAAGTAACCTATTTTGGCATTTGAGATTGAATATCGTGAgtgcaaaaaaaaaatactacatTTATACTTTATTTGGATGTTTTATCCCTTTCGGCATTGTAATAGGTCAAATGGTGTTCAGTGGATAATCATTTTGGAGTGTTATAATCTTTAGATTCTTTCTAGGTGTGAGTATCAGAAGGGAGTGCTATAATCAGTGTGATTGTTGAATACACTCTTTGAATGAAACTATTGAATGTGTTTGTGTTTTAATTGAAGACTGATAATCCATTTGATTTTGCATTCAAGTTATTCTAAATTGAACCAAACTAATATTTGTCAATTTGGTTCTATTTGATTATACCTCTATCtcagtttggtttgattttcaatatttttaaactataaaagtttatttgtaaatgtttataatatttaaagattaatttataaaaatataagggtttctaataaataattataatatcaaaggatcaatcatataaaatataaaggttatttttatatattataattattaggatattaattttaaaactaaaatgctTAGAAAAAATACTTAGGGATTCAATTGTAAAATATAagagtaaataattaaatatacagggattaattttaagattttttctctaaataattataaaatataaatatcaatttgataaattattgagactatattgtaaatttaattaaatcttaagaactttattattttagaatgaaaatatatactatagggtttttttaaatcatttttattaaaataaacagcCTGTTAACTagattttgataataaaaattaattttttattttttaatgtcaata
This window encodes:
- the LOC110607913 gene encoding uncharacterized protein LOC110607913, coding for MEDDSSFNSIDLLLGRQFLSTARMKIDMREGTLTMEFDREEVKFDVYDAMKYSDGNFSLCSIDIVDPFAQEAFKLRKKDKLEVVVTKNLTLDSLDNSTSQLDEEIVETVRSLDTSSHNDIRSFLGHAGFYRRFIKDFSKVTQPFCKLLQKDALFNFDEKCQEAFDTLK